In one window of Apis mellifera strain DH4 linkage group LG12, Amel_HAv3.1, whole genome shotgun sequence DNA:
- the LOC724727 gene encoding homeobox protein PKNOX2 isoform X1, with product MQEGSTAVALAMVTPGYDQDPASGVADYTTHQDQAQFEADKRAVYKHPLFPLLALLFERCEQATQSSDNSTSESFNMDIQAFVQHQERDRKPFLINDPEIDGLMIKAIQVLRIHLLELEKVQELCKDFCNRYITCLKGKMQSENLLRSDYSHHGHDMGPSSGSNGSSPLQVLSSTGNDVESGANGFRVSRGDILSENGGASQLAAQEETGNDRPSSVRSSSTAQRSNRSSSQDHDDPLSPSTVHGSTPLSQIGAHSCAPVNDMYLGQDITVAGSPSPAPSEDEDEVCGTGTAISNHSSSHGGNHSSVKKGRQKRGVLPKQATSIMRTWLFEHLVHPYPTEDEKRQIASQTNLTLLQVNNWFINARRRILQPMLDGAGADSVQRAGKRHKVSKHVVQHQHVQQQQGGGWQSEDSGSDSGSSDGEGGADRSKDGNDSDEDDLH from the exons ATGCAAGAGGGTAGCACCGCCGTGGCGCTAGCAATGGTGACTCCTGGCTACGATCAGGACCCTGCAAGTGGGGTTGCCGATTACACAACTCATCAAGATCAGGCTCAATTCGAAGCAGACAAGAGGGCAGTGTACAAACATCCCCTCTTTCCATTGCTCGCGTTACTTTTCGAAAGATGCGAACAAGCTACTCAGAGCTCGGACAACTCAACGTCCGAAAGTTTCAACATGGACATACAGGCCTTCGTCCAACACCAAGAAAGAGACCGAAAGCCATTTCTGATCAATGACCCAGAAATTGACGGTTTA ATGATCAAGGCGATACAGGTGCTACGAATTCATCTACTCGAACTGGAAAAAGTGCAGGAACTGTGCAAGGACTTTTGCAACAGATACATCACATGCCTGAAGGGCAAGATGCAAAGCGAGAATCTGCTGCGCAGCGATTACAGTCACCATGGACACGATATGGGTCCATCGAGTGGCAGCAACGGGAGCAGTCCTTTGCAG GTGCTGTCTTCTACAGGCAATGATGTTGAGTCGGGAGCTAACGGATTCAGAGTGAGCAGAGGTGATATCCTGTCGGAGAACGGTGGTGCGAGTCAGTTGGCTGCGCAAGAGGAAACCGGTAACGACAGGCCGTCGTCGGTGCGATCATCTTCCACTGCTCAACGCTCAAACAGATCCTCCAGTCAAGACCATGACGATCCTCTATCACCTTCTACGGTACATGGAAGTACACCCCTTTCGCAGATCGGTGCTCATTCCTGTGCGCCAGTCAACGATATGTATCTTGGTCAAG ATATCACTGTGGCGGGTTCTCCTTCACCTGCACCAAGCGAAGACGAAGACGAAGTGTGTGGCACTGGTACTGCTATTTCCAATCACAGTAGTAGTCACGGAGGTAATCATAGTAGCGTTAAAAAGGGAAGACAAAAACGAGGTGTCTTACCTAAACAAGCTACGAGCATTATGCGAACTTGGCTTTTTGAACATTTAGtt CACCCATATCCCACGGAGGATGAGAAACGTCAAATTGCAAGTCAAACGAACTTAACGTTATTACAAGTTAATAACTGGTTCATCAATGCTCGTCGACGAATTCTTCAGCCGATGCTGGATGGTGCCGGGGCGGATTCGGTGCAACGCGCTGGAAAACGTCACAAAGTATCAAAGCACGTGGTGCAACATCAACACGTGCAACAACAGCAAGGAGGCGGCTGGCAATCTGAAGACTCTGGGAGCGATTCAGGCTCCAGCGACGGTGAGGGAGGTGCCGATAGATCGAAAGATGGTAATGATAGCGATGAAGATGATCTTCACTGA
- the LOC724727 gene encoding homeobox protein PKNOX2 isoform X2, with product MQEGSTAVALAMVTPGYDQDPASGVADYTTHQDQAQFEADKRAVYKHPLFPLLALLFERCEQATQSSDNSTSESFNMDIQAFVQHQERDRKPFLINDPEIDGLMIKAIQVLRIHLLELEKVQELCKDFCNRYITCLKGKMQSENLLRSDYSHHGHDMGPSSGSNGSSPLQVLSSTGNDVESGANGFRVSRGDILSENGGASQLAAQEETGNDRPSSVRSSSTAQRSNRSSSQDHDDPLSPSTVHGSTPLSQIGAHSCAPVNDMYLGQDDMDYVNIGDRIYLEEAGYWGLLALQERENEYVDVGDANDEKYFDITVAGSPSPAPSEDEDEVCGTGTAISNHSSSHGGNHSSVKKGRQKRGVLPKQATSIMRTWLFEHLVHPYPTEDEKRQIASQTNLTLLQVNNWFINARRRILQPMLDGAGADSVQRAGKRHKVSKHVVQHQHVQQQQGGGWQSEDSGSDSGSSDGEGGADRSKDGNDSDEDDLH from the exons ATGCAAGAGGGTAGCACCGCCGTGGCGCTAGCAATGGTGACTCCTGGCTACGATCAGGACCCTGCAAGTGGGGTTGCCGATTACACAACTCATCAAGATCAGGCTCAATTCGAAGCAGACAAGAGGGCAGTGTACAAACATCCCCTCTTTCCATTGCTCGCGTTACTTTTCGAAAGATGCGAACAAGCTACTCAGAGCTCGGACAACTCAACGTCCGAAAGTTTCAACATGGACATACAGGCCTTCGTCCAACACCAAGAAAGAGACCGAAAGCCATTTCTGATCAATGACCCAGAAATTGACGGTTTA ATGATCAAGGCGATACAGGTGCTACGAATTCATCTACTCGAACTGGAAAAAGTGCAGGAACTGTGCAAGGACTTTTGCAACAGATACATCACATGCCTGAAGGGCAAGATGCAAAGCGAGAATCTGCTGCGCAGCGATTACAGTCACCATGGACACGATATGGGTCCATCGAGTGGCAGCAACGGGAGCAGTCCTTTGCAG GTGCTGTCTTCTACAGGCAATGATGTTGAGTCGGGAGCTAACGGATTCAGAGTGAGCAGAGGTGATATCCTGTCGGAGAACGGTGGTGCGAGTCAGTTGGCTGCGCAAGAGGAAACCGGTAACGACAGGCCGTCGTCGGTGCGATCATCTTCCACTGCTCAACGCTCAAACAGATCCTCCAGTCAAGACCATGACGATCCTCTATCACCTTCTACGGTACATGGAAGTACACCCCTTTCGCAGATCGGTGCTCATTCCTGTGCGCCAGTCAACGATATGTATCTTGGTCAAG ATGATATGGACTATGTGAATATTGGCGACAGAATATATTTAGAAGAGGCTGGCTATTGGGGCCTTCTTGCTTTACAAGAGCGTGAAAATGAATACGTCGATGTCGGAGATGCGAATGATGAAAAGTATTTTG ATATCACTGTGGCGGGTTCTCCTTCACCTGCACCAAGCGAAGACGAAGACGAAGTGTGTGGCACTGGTACTGCTATTTCCAATCACAGTAGTAGTCACGGAGGTAATCATAGTAGCGTTAAAAAGGGAAGACAAAAACGAGGTGTCTTACCTAAACAAGCTACGAGCATTATGCGAACTTGGCTTTTTGAACATTTAGtt CACCCATATCCCACGGAGGATGAGAAACGTCAAATTGCAAGTCAAACGAACTTAACGTTATTACAAGTTAATAACTGGTTCATCAATGCTCGTCGACGAATTCTTCAGCCGATGCTGGATGGTGCCGGGGCGGATTCGGTGCAACGCGCTGGAAAACGTCACAAAGTATCAAAGCACGTGGTGCAACATCAACACGTGCAACAACAGCAAGGAGGCGGCTGGCAATCTGAAGACTCTGGGAGCGATTCAGGCTCCAGCGACGGTGAGGGAGGTGCCGATAGATCGAAAGATGGTAATGATAGCGATGAAGATGATCTTCACTGA
- the LOC552178 gene encoding nicastrin isoform X1 — MAKYLNCGFFLIFFILNLAVAERIKDMIYMNFEGVAACFRRHNGTHQFGCSSNRSGSVGIIHLVEGESDIRWLEYNATAGEYTVVLTFSMFTRNTLFRLRNTHKINGVLLVRNVSQPRPDFYSPEDTCPNRYSGYKKCNDASPWNPSGSSLLMEDWPFPMFYTENQTLIEAIRSCFLTHNAHDLKNQKYRPLCALEMKSFMFAAINSESCIKRSDFKLNFNPTQFCDPLGDRNIYWPLAPINKDNNSIILVIARLDASSLFDGISPGAGNVVTGLVTLLATAYYLNILAKDIVLNNTNVVFALLNGEAFDYIGSSRLIYDLKEGNFNALGGVNLKFDDIKSVIEFGQLTKGKLYIHSNNAQNDEIINKISKVLHADVMENSVPPTSIQSFLEEKPNLTAVVISNHGKQFENKYYNGILDDAENLNFNRSGINELATVLAKIAVDVAKILYKKVSDNEPPSIDDSSVEYQISEMLICYLESANCPLFHAISPPNAKLINQVLSLYVGVHRVPNTATTLTGQLLAYLTREEVPHMTEATCYENHLIWMDDYNSTGLCINSTVNYSTAMSPAFIIDGYDMKSGIYSTWTESIWQTLSVRMFLKPSVATEQLTMILGTSVASISFILVWFINSRADILFNSRTLNC, encoded by the exons atggcaaaatatttaaattgtggattctttttaatattttttatcctaaATTTAG cGGTTGCAGAACGAATAAAAGATATGATTTACATGAATTTTGAAGGAGTTGCTGCTTGTTTTCGTAGACACAATGGAACACATCAGTTTGGATGTTCTT CAAATAGGTCAGGAAGTGTTGGCATTATTCATTTAGTTGAAGGTGAAAGTGATATTAGGTGGCTTGAATACAATGCAACTGCTGGAGAATATACTGTAGTTCTTACATTTTCTATGTTTACcagaaatacattatttagATTAAGAAATACACATAAGATAAATGGAGTTTTATTAGTTAGAAATGTTAGTCAACCACGTCCTGATTTTTATTCTCCTGAAGATACTTGTCCTAATAGATATTCAggatataaaaaatgcaatgATGCTTCTCCATGGAATCCTAGTGGATCTTCATTACTTATGGAAGATTGGCCTTTCCCAATGTTTTATACAGAG aatcaaaCACTGATAGAAGCTATAAGATCTTGCTTTTTGACACATAATGcacatgatttaaaaaatcaaaaatatagacCATTATGTGCATTAGAAATGAAATCATTCATGTTTGCTGCAATTAATTCTGAATCTTGTATTAAACGTAGtgattttaagttaaatttcaaTCCAACACAATTTTGTGATCCATTGGGAGATAGGAATATATATTGGCCTTTAGCTCccataaataaagataataattccataatattagtaatagcCAGATTAGATGCCTCTTCTTTATTTGATGGAATATCACCTGGAGCAGGCAATGTAGTTACAGGATTAGTAACTCTACTTGCAACtgcttattatttgaatatcttaGCTAAAGATATTGTATTGAATA atacTAATGTTGTCTTTGCTTTATTAAATGGCGAAGCTTTTGATTACATAGGATCTAGTAGactaatttatgatttaaaagaaggtaattttaatgcattaggtggagtaaatttaaaatttgatgatattAAGAGTGTAATTGAATTTGGTCAGCTGActaaaggaaaattatatatacattctaatAATGCACAAAacgacgaaataataaataaaatcagtaAAGTCTTACATGCAGATGTTATGGAAAATAGTGTTCCACCTACATCTATACAGAGTTTCTTAGAAGAAAAACCAAATTTAACTGCTGTTGTTATAAGCAATCATGgtaaacaatttgaaaataaatattataatggaaTTTTGGATGATGcagaaaatcttaattttaatag GAGCGGCATAAATGAGCTTGCAACTGTTTTAGCAAAAATAGCAGTTGATGTCgctaaaattctttataaaaaagtatctgATAATGAGCCTCCATCCATAGATGATTCTTCTGTTGAATATCAGATTTCGGAGATGTTGATTTGTTATCTAGAAAGTGCTAACTGCCCTTTATTTCATGCTATTTCACCTCCAAAtgccaaattaattaatcaagttttatcattatatgttGGGGTACATAGAGTACCGAATACTGCCACTACATTAACTGGTCAACTTCTTGCATATTTGACTAGAGAAGAAGTTCCACATATGACAGAAGCGACATGTTACGAAAATCATCTTATTTGGATGGATGATTATAATTCTACAggtttatgtataaattctaCTGTAAATTACAGTACAGCTATGAGTCCTGCATTTATAATTGAtg gaTATGATATGAAATCAGGAATTTATTCAACATGGACAGAATCTATATGGCAAACTTTAAGTGTAAGAATGTTTTTGAAGCCTTCAGTAGCTACAGAACAACTTACTATGATTTTAGGAACTTCAGTAGCTAGTATATCATTCATTCTTGTATGGTTCATTAATTCCCGGgctgatatattatttaattcaag aACTCTAAACTGTTAG
- the LOC552178 gene encoding nicastrin isoform X2 produces the protein MAKYLNCGFFLIFFILNLAVAERIKDMIYMNFEGVAACFRRHNGTHQFGCSSNRSGSVGIIHLVEGESDIRWLEYNATAGEYTVVLTFSMFTRNTLFRLRNTHKINGVLLVRNVSQPRPDFYSPEDTCPNRYSGYKKCNDASPWNPSGSSLLMEDWPFPMFYTENQTLIEAIRSCFLTHNAHDLKNQKYRPLCALEMKSFMFAAINSESCIKRSDFKLNFNPTQFCDPLGDRNIYWPLAPINKDNNSIILVIARLDASSLFDGISPGAGNVVTGLVTLLATAYYLNILAKDIVLNNTNVVFALLNGEAFDYIGSSRLIYDLKEGNFNALGGVNLKFDDIKSVIEFGQLTKGKLYIHSNNAQNDEIINKISKVLHADVMENSVPPTSIQSFLEEKPNLTAVVISNHGKQFENKYYNGILDDAENLNFNRSGINELATVLAKIAVDVAKILYKKVSDNEPPSIDDSSVEYQISEMLICYLESANCPLFHAISPPNAKLINQVLSLYVGVHRVPNTATTLTGQLLAYLTREEVPHMTEATCYENHLIWMDDYNSTGLCINSTVNYSTAMSPAFIIDGYDMKSGIYSTWTESIWQTLSVRMFLKPSVATEQLTMILGTSVASISFILVWFINSRADILFNSRNLF, from the exons atggcaaaatatttaaattgtggattctttttaatattttttatcctaaATTTAG cGGTTGCAGAACGAATAAAAGATATGATTTACATGAATTTTGAAGGAGTTGCTGCTTGTTTTCGTAGACACAATGGAACACATCAGTTTGGATGTTCTT CAAATAGGTCAGGAAGTGTTGGCATTATTCATTTAGTTGAAGGTGAAAGTGATATTAGGTGGCTTGAATACAATGCAACTGCTGGAGAATATACTGTAGTTCTTACATTTTCTATGTTTACcagaaatacattatttagATTAAGAAATACACATAAGATAAATGGAGTTTTATTAGTTAGAAATGTTAGTCAACCACGTCCTGATTTTTATTCTCCTGAAGATACTTGTCCTAATAGATATTCAggatataaaaaatgcaatgATGCTTCTCCATGGAATCCTAGTGGATCTTCATTACTTATGGAAGATTGGCCTTTCCCAATGTTTTATACAGAG aatcaaaCACTGATAGAAGCTATAAGATCTTGCTTTTTGACACATAATGcacatgatttaaaaaatcaaaaatatagacCATTATGTGCATTAGAAATGAAATCATTCATGTTTGCTGCAATTAATTCTGAATCTTGTATTAAACGTAGtgattttaagttaaatttcaaTCCAACACAATTTTGTGATCCATTGGGAGATAGGAATATATATTGGCCTTTAGCTCccataaataaagataataattccataatattagtaatagcCAGATTAGATGCCTCTTCTTTATTTGATGGAATATCACCTGGAGCAGGCAATGTAGTTACAGGATTAGTAACTCTACTTGCAACtgcttattatttgaatatcttaGCTAAAGATATTGTATTGAATA atacTAATGTTGTCTTTGCTTTATTAAATGGCGAAGCTTTTGATTACATAGGATCTAGTAGactaatttatgatttaaaagaaggtaattttaatgcattaggtggagtaaatttaaaatttgatgatattAAGAGTGTAATTGAATTTGGTCAGCTGActaaaggaaaattatatatacattctaatAATGCACAAAacgacgaaataataaataaaatcagtaAAGTCTTACATGCAGATGTTATGGAAAATAGTGTTCCACCTACATCTATACAGAGTTTCTTAGAAGAAAAACCAAATTTAACTGCTGTTGTTATAAGCAATCATGgtaaacaatttgaaaataaatattataatggaaTTTTGGATGATGcagaaaatcttaattttaatag GAGCGGCATAAATGAGCTTGCAACTGTTTTAGCAAAAATAGCAGTTGATGTCgctaaaattctttataaaaaagtatctgATAATGAGCCTCCATCCATAGATGATTCTTCTGTTGAATATCAGATTTCGGAGATGTTGATTTGTTATCTAGAAAGTGCTAACTGCCCTTTATTTCATGCTATTTCACCTCCAAAtgccaaattaattaatcaagttttatcattatatgttGGGGTACATAGAGTACCGAATACTGCCACTACATTAACTGGTCAACTTCTTGCATATTTGACTAGAGAAGAAGTTCCACATATGACAGAAGCGACATGTTACGAAAATCATCTTATTTGGATGGATGATTATAATTCTACAggtttatgtataaattctaCTGTAAATTACAGTACAGCTATGAGTCCTGCATTTATAATTGAtg gaTATGATATGAAATCAGGAATTTATTCAACATGGACAGAATCTATATGGCAAACTTTAAGTGTAAGAATGTTTTTGAAGCCTTCAGTAGCTACAGAACAACTTACTATGATTTTAGGAACTTCAGTAGCTAGTATATCATTCATTCTTGTATGGTTCATTAATTCCCGGgctgatatattatttaattcaag aaatttgttttag
- the LOC724642 gene encoding F-box/LRR-repeat protein 3, which yields MLALMNTAKLDFLDIANDKFKTIMKISNNDSSEQKKNHSGNDEDSSKTLQLLRIKGFPRLLPEGIEALVNYCCYLQELSLSYSLLSDELLLALSSEKQVQLETLRLEVHPETKPLPRVSDKAWFSFSNHLPNINLVLLSYMTNEDDQSPLFAPYVPITHLYFGETPSETMILHIGYQCPRLVELVIAAYGSGLLDRPLLFVAEHCPRLSAVALGDCEITCSGLLEFVTICAKRLQILYIWETSLIEDSKLDITTLSKNVSLLLGRTWVPEYIPLC from the exons atGTTGGCACTAATGAATACTGCAAAACTTGACTTTTTGGATATCgccaatgataaatttaaaaccattatgaaaatatcaaataatgacTCGAgcgaacaaaagaaaaatcattctgGAAATGATGAGGATTCTTCGAAAACATTACAACTTTTACGTATTAAAGGATTTCCCCGATTGTTACCTGAAG gaATTGAAGCATTAGTTAATTATTGCTGTTATCTGCAAGAATTATCATTGTCTTATTCATTACTTAGTGACGAATTACTATTAGCTTTGAGTTCCGAAAAACAAGTGCAATTGGAAACTTTACGATTGGAAGTACATCCAGAAACGAAACCACTTCCACGAGTGAGCGATAAAGCTTGGTTTTCATTTTCCAATCATTTGCCGAATATAAATCTTGTGCT attatcttATATGACGAATGAAGATGATCAAAGTCCATTATTCGCACCGTATGTTCCTATAACGCACTTGTATTTTGGAGAAACTCCATCGGAAACAATGATATTACATATCGGATATCAATGCCCCCGTTTGGTTGAACTAGTGATTGCAGCTTATGGTTCCGGTTTACTTGATCGTCCATTACTCTTTGTCGCTGAACATTGTCCACGTTTAAGTGCTGTGGCTTTGGGTGATTGTGAAATCAC TTGCTCAGGATTATTGGAATTTGTTACAATCTGTGCAAAACGTTtgcaaatattgtatatttgggAAACGTCATTAATAGAAGATTCTAAACTAGACATCACAACATTATCGAAGAACGTATCATTGCTTCTTGGTCGTACTTGGGTACCTGAATATATACCACtatgttga
- the LOC413297 gene encoding transmembrane protein 185A, protein MNLQTLFQDFNPSKFLVHTCLMIFTTLFALRLDGFIEWSYWTVFTPIWFWKSMVILGATIGSYIWWRHPHARLEGDAYVHYKAMLITLALHLILLMFELLVCDKLESERHLWMLVFIPLIFISAVSIVVCIWAAKHDRSFELELFCAVNILQFIFLALRLDGFITWSWEVVFAPLWALLSLSLVAVLYAIVFAAVLLRTPQINARQRRTSLNSALAYTFLVVPILVFQVLLANKLDGDISLNYTTVAMPLLISHITLIFMSFDAKGGNRWWFGIRKDFCHFLLSLCPLLQEYGNISYQPRSEQDQPPSEPMVSEKNEKHVKKIDLTKPVVPIISIDMPD, encoded by the exons ATGAATCTTCAAACACTGTTCCAAGATTTCAATCCAAG taaatttttagtACACACCTGTTTGATGATATTTACAACATTATTTGCACTTCGTTTGGATGGTTTCATAGAATGGAGTTATTGGACTGTATTTACTCCAATATGGTTTTGGAAAAGCATGGTAATTTTAGGTGCTACTATTGGAAGTTATATTTGGTGGAGACATCCACATGCAAGATTGGAAGGAGATGCTTATGTACATTATAAAGCAATGTTGATTACATTGGCtttacatttaattcttttaatgttTGAATTGTTAGTATGTGATAAATTAGAATCTGAAAGACATCTTTGGATGCTTGTATTTATACCTCTTATTTTCATCTCTGCAGTATCAATAGtt gTGTGTATATGGGCTGCCAAACATGATCGATCATTTGaacttgaattattttgtgcagtaaatattttacaatttattttcttggcATTAAGATTAGATGGTTTTATAACATGGAGTTGGGAAGTAGTGTTTGCTCCTCTTTGGGcacttttatctttatctttagtTGCAGTTCTATATGCTATAGTATTTGCTGCTGTTTTATTAAGAACCCCACAGATTAATGCCAGGCAAAGGCGGACATCTTTGAATTCAGCATTGGCATATACATTTCTTGTAGTTCCAATTTTAGTGTTTCAA GTACTGTTAGCAAATAAATTGGATGGagatatttcattgaattatacAACAGTAGCAATGCCACTTTTAATATCTCACATAACACTTATTTTTATGTCATTTGATGCAAAAGGAGGAAatagat ggTGGTTTGGtattagaaaagatttttgtcattttttattGAGTTTATGCCCATTGCTTCAAGAATATggtaatatttcttatcaacCAAGAAGTGAACAGGACCAACCACCATCAGAACCAATGGtatcagaaaaaaatgaaaaacatgttaaaaaaattgatctaaCAAAACCTGTTGTACCTATAATATCTATTGATATGCCGGATTGA